The genomic window CTGAGCGGGATCTGACCAGCCCGAAGACTTCCAGGCTGTGCAGTGACTCGGCTTTGCCCGCTGGGACTTAGTCCCAGCTCCGAtctgctgccagcccaggcgtTGGCCTCACAAACACCCCGTCCTCCCCGTCTGGCTTGGCTTTTATGCAGGAAAACTGGGTGCAGCTGCACTCCCGGCATTGCCACCACAAACCGGTGATGATGTGTCTGGCCgccctggcagggcacggggctttggggacagttggggacggCCGTCCCTGCCTGGCGTGGGCACTGCTCTGTGGGTTGTTTGATGAGGAAGTcgatttttctctcttcccttggTTCGTTCAAAAGGGAACAAGAAGGAGgcaaaaaaatctccttttttgaggagaaaaatccCTTCTGGCTGCCGTGGCCCCGCAGGCGGAACCGCCGGGCAGTAACTGCCCGCTTCCTTCGTCGCAGGTGCTGGATGAATTCTCCAGGCAGGTCAGCAAAATCGACTGGCCTTCAGGATCCCCAGCGACCATCAGCTACGCGGCCTTGGACGGGTACCTCAGTAAATACCAGGTacggcccccccgggaccccgcgGGTCCTGCGCGGAGGCCGGGAAACGCTCCCCATGGCCCCCGGGACTGGAGGCGGAAGCGTGGGTGACGCCCCGGCGTGTACCGGGACAccgggggtgctgcggggccgtGGCCTGGGGAGCGCTGGCGTCCCTGCGGCGGCGGTGCCAACACCGTGGTGTTTTTCTCCGAGAACCCCCGGGATGCCGACCCGATGACCAGAGTCCAGGCGGAGCTGGACGAGACCAAAATCATCCTGGTGAGGAGGACGCCGGGCTCGCCTGCTCGGGGCCGTGGGGATGCCCGTTTGGGGGGGCTCGGGTGGGGCCATCCTGCCTTCTCCATCCCCCAGAGACGTTCCTGGTGCTGTGGGagcttcctctcctcttcccgtCCCTCCGGGCTGGCCCAGCGCAAGCCCCAGGGCACTGACccccctctgcttccctcctccGAACCGCGGTCCCTTCCCTGTGCGGTGTCACGCAGCGTCTTCTGCTTCAAATGACCTGCGTGTGCTGCCCCCTTCCCTGGGGGCCCTTTTCCTCCCGGTCATGGCGACCTTCCCATCTTTATTGGGGCTGGGATTGCTCCTTCCCtcgctgcggggctggggcagctgtgGAAAGGCAGAGGCTCGGGTGGGGTGCGGGTGGGGACGTGGTGGCACCTCCGTCTTCTgctcggggctggggagggagcggggagggcccCGGGTGCCGGCGCCGTGGGTCAGCGCCGCTTTCTTTCGGCAGCACAACACCATGGAGTCGCTGCTGGAGCGAGGGGAGAAGCTGGACGACTTGGTCTCCAAATCGGAGGTGCTCGGGGCACAGTCCAAAGCCTTCTACAAAACTGTGAGTGTGGATTTTCATCCCAGGGGAGGGTCACCCCCTCCCCGAGGAGCCAGGGGTGGCCTGGGACCGGGGAAGGGCAGAATAAACCCCCCGGGGCAGAGGATGTGGGTGCCAGGCAAGGACCACCGTCCGCTGGCGCAGCTGCTTTGGACCTGGAGGGAGCTCGGTTGCCCAAACCCCGGCTGCGGTGGTTCCTGGCGCAGGCTACGGGGATGGCTGAGGGGGCCAGGTCTGTGCCGCGAGGGCTGGGACCACGCTGGCTCGTCCCGGCGGGAGGAGGGCTACGTGGACCCCCCGGGTGGGCGGCTCTGGGCCCCCCCTTGGCCCTGGGGGAGCGGCAGCCAGCGTCACTGCcggttttccttctcttcccaggcCCGAAAGCAGAACTCGTGCTGTGAAATCATGTGACGCGGAGCCCGGGGTCTCCTGCTCCGGAGCACCAGGCCTTCGTTCCCCTTCGGACCTCGACCGCACCCAGGACAGACAGCAGGAGCGCAGGGGGGGTTCCCAGGCCTGGGCTGCgctgcggcggccggggccggggctgggcgtCCTCGGCGCCGCGGGCTtacgtgacttttttttttttttttttttccatctcgaGGGGATGCCGAGGCCGGCATCGGGCCGGCACcccgcggggtggggggagcaccgGAGACCCGCTGCCCTCGCTTTTCCCGAGGGCGGCTTGGACCACGGGGTGCCCGGCCACGCGCCCTCCCCTGCCTTCGCGCCTGTAACACTAACCAGCGCCCCGGCGTCCCGGCACCGCCGGCCCGGGGCAGTCGGGGAGAGAGGAGCCGGGGCTCCCCCCTGTGCtgcccggggctgctgggggggggtcttTTATGTATTTGTGTCCTAAGAGTGAGCCcaggggggtgggagaggggtggGAAGACGAGGGGCTTTCCTCTGGTGGGGGCTGCTCACTGCGGGGTTCTCACCCGTTGCCTCCCTGGGCAGCTCTTCCGGAGAACTGGAAGCTGTGGGGAAGGGGTGACGGGGAGGGGGTCACCTCCGGGCCCCTTCCCTTGCTTGGGTGGtggtgtggggctgagctgggactGGGGGGGGGCTTGGGCAGCCCTTGGgtaactgggggggggggtctgtccCCCATTGCGCTGCCTGGGGACGTGTCTGAGCCCCCCCAGCTGCcggcaggggagagggaagctGAGGCAGCTGGAAaccagtcccagtgcccaggtcCCTGCGCTGGCAGGAGGGGAGCGCGGCCCGGGGGCGGCCAGGGGGTTTGCCTGGCTTCCCTGCGGCTcggagacccccccccagctcccatcaGCCTAGGCGCAGCAGCCTtcgctgcctcctcttcctcctcctcggcaAGGGAAAAAGCTTTTGCTTGAGATTGTATCGTGATCGGTGTTGCCTGTCGTTTCTGTGCCGCGGGCCGCGGAGCGGCAGATAAAGATGTCTTTGGCGGTTGTAGCCCGGCTCCCACTCTTTGCAGCGTCCCGGGGTGGGAActgagccggggccggggccgggcatgGGCACGGGGCTTCCCCGTGGGCACCCGGGGCAAACCGGCAGCTACGGATTCACTCCGGTTATTGGTTTTTTTGGTCAGGTGTTTTTCCTCATaatttatttgcagttttccCGAGACAAAAACGAAATCAGAGTCATCTTTTACACTTACAAGGCTCAGAAAGAAAAGACGAaggggttggggagggaggggggaatatgccggggggggggggggggggggccagggacggaaaaagaatgagagaaaagggggaggagaagagaaaaatttgGCAACGATCCACCGGCATTCATGGGACAGtaacagctcagctcagctcctcGACATACAGCGTTAGCGCCCGAGGTTTGCTCCCGCGCAAAGggcatgcagaaaaaaaagaagaagaataataattaaaaaaaaaaaaaatatcccccgGCCCTCccacccgcacccccccccccccacgcccacccccaccccccccagccaaaAACAGCCCCCAGCGACAGACGGCTCCTCCAACGCGGAGATGGAGGAAGGGGGAACCCCGGGGGAAAAGACGTGGCCGAGCCCCAGGGCGCCCGGAGCGGGGTGATGCCTCCCCCGGGGAAGGGGAGTCGGGGGGAGACGGGGGTCCCCCCCGAGCGCTGGCCAGGGgagggggtgcgggaggggagcAAACGCCCTTGGCCGGAGCCGGGAGCGCTGCCCTGTGccgcggtgggggggggggagcggtggggggaccccggcacccgGCGGAGCAGCCTGTGCCCCCTAAGAGACCCGTTCTCTTAGTCTAAAGTGCTTTCGATGCTGCGTCAGTGCTGGCTGGATCCCCCCGATCCCCCCGCCCCGATCCCCGCCGCCTGGgacgcagcccccccggccgccccccagccccgttACGTGGCACCCACATCCCCCCAACCCCCTCACCCCTGCTTAAAACCCACCAGCACCCGGAACTGGCATCCAGCCACCCgtctgcccggggagggggaaacggggtgctgggtgcctggtCTTTGTcaccgggatggggacatgggggtccccgCTGGGGAACCCCCCCCCGAAAGGCACCCAccatgccccccaccccagcagcgcCAAGGATCAGCCTCGGTCCCCCAAGGGCATCGCTCCTGGGGGCAGCGCCGgactttgggggggggtgtccgccccccccttccccccccccccacctcgcttaccacccggcagcaccccatgGCCGGGGACCCCCGTGGGAATTCAAAAATAAAGAGCTCTCTCTATGTACAGGACTGGGGAGGGAACGAGCGAAAGCGGAGTCCAAAGAACAACATCCACCACCAGCAACAGCGAAACGCCACAAGCACAGCCGGGGACGGGGGGGTCGGGAccgccccccgccaccgcccccccgccagccgggagacaccccccccccccccccccccaggcggAGACGGgcagagcgggggggggggtctggccGCAGGGGCCTCCCCCCTGCCTGTGGCCGAGCGGCTGGGTTGGTTTTTGGGTGTGTGGTTGGTTGAGTTGGGGTTtgggtggttcttttttttttttttcccccttttttttttttttgcctttttttttgtcgtcgtcgtcgtcgtcattttggcttttttttttttttttttttttttttttttgtctttttgttttctgcaaacacAGGCACTGGAGGGGGGAGGAgcaggggccggggcggagggggggacaGGCATGCGGACGCGTGCTTCGGGGCCGCGGCTCCGGCTGCCGGCTCGGCTCCCATCGCCGTCTCCGTCgggctggaaccaggacagccacCGCGAGCTCTGCGGAGATGGGGAACCCCGGTGAGCCGGAACGGGgcaccccatcccccccacccccccaatcccGCTCTCACCTTCACTGGAGCGGGGCGACGGGGGCCCCCGAGCCGTGGAAGTGGACGTTCTGCCACTTGCCGTCGCGGCGGTGCCAGACGCGGGTCTCCTCCGACTGGCTGGTGCGGGGCCGGCCCTGGGCGTCGATGTACTGGGTGAGGCGGATGTAGGCGATGCAGGCGGCGTCCTCCCCGATGACGTGCACGTGGGGGTTCAGGATGGTCGTGTGGATCGGCTTGTTGTTCTTGGAGAGCACTGCGGGGGGGCGGCCGtcagcggggagggggcagggcaggcaggggaatGGGCaggggtgctggcagggcagggacgGACGGCCAAGCAGGCACGGGGATGGGCAGGCAGAGGGGGATACAGGGAGGCAGGCAGGATGGGCAGGCGGGCGTGATGCGCAGGCAGgatgggcaggcagggagggattcAGGCAGAGAGGGGTGGATGGACAGGCAGGTAGAcaggacaggcaggcaggcaacaggcaggcaggatggacaggcagatagaacaggcaggcaggcaggacgcACAGGCAGATGGAACAGGCAGGCAGGATGGACAGGCAGATagaacaggcaggcaggcaggacagaCAGGCAGATGAaacgggcaggcaggcaggatggacaggcagatggaacgggcaggcaggcaggatggacaggcagatagaacaggcaggcaggcaggacagaCAGGCAGATgaaacaggcaggcaggcaggatggacaggcagatggaacgggcaggcaggcaggatggacaggcagatagaacaggcaggcaggcaggacagaCAGGCAGATgaaacaggcaggcaggcaggatggacaggcagatggaacgggcaggcaggcaggatggaCAGGCAGATGGAACGGGCAGGCAGGATGGataggcaggcagggagggattcAGGCAGAGAGGGGTGGATGGACAGGCAGGTAGATAGGACGGGCAGGCAGgcaacaggcaggcaggagggacaggcagctggtacaggcaggcaggcaggatggacaggcagatagaacaggcaggcaggcaggatggaCAGGCAGATGGAACGGGCAGGCAGGATGGataggcaggcagggagggattcAGGCAGAGAGGGGTGGATGGACAGGCAGGTAGACAGGACAGGCAGGCAACAGGCAGGCAGGATGGACAGGCAGATagaacaggcaggcaggcaggatggacaggcagatggaacgggcaggcaggcaggatggaCAGGCAGATGGAACGGGCAGGCAGGATGGataggcaggcagggagggataCAGGCAGGGAGGGATACAGGCAGGGAGGGTTGGATGGACAGGTAGGACAGGCAGGCAGGATGGgcagggagggtgcaggcaggcagggtggaCACGCAGGCAGAGATGGGTGGATGGACACGCAGGCAGGACGGACAGGCAGGCAGACGAGAAACAGCTGGGGAACGGGCAGGACGAGTGGGGCAGCAGGCAGTGGCCAGGCAGAGGATGGGCAGGGGAACAGGAAGGATAGGCAGGGGATGGGCAGGACGGATGGACAGAGGGACCAAGCAGGTGACAGacaggggacaggcaggcaggggctgggcaggggctgggaagtTTGGACGGACAGATGGACAGGCAGAAAAAGGGCAGGGGGTGGACGAGATTGCCTGGCAGGGGGACAGACAGGGACAGGCAAGGCAAACAGGCAGGGGACCGACAGGGCGGGCAGGACAGAGGAGCAGGCAGtgggacaggcaggaggggaggacgGAGAGCTGGGCAGGCAGGAAACAGGcaagggggacaggcaggggacaggcaggggtggacaggcaggggacagcaAAGGAGACAGGCAGGGAGATAGGAAGGATGGACGGGGGAGGACAGGCAGGatggccagggcaggcagggtgcgggcagggcgtgggcagggtgcgggcagggtgcgggcagggtgcgggcacTCACAGTTCTCAAAGTAGAAGCGGTGGAAGTCCATGCCCTCcaccaggttgcccagggcctCGGGCTCGAAGGAGGTGAGCCCCGGGTCGCAGATCTTCCTGCAAGGCAGTGGGTGAGCAgcggccccgccctgccccgccccgccccgccctgccccgcccgccGGACCCCACTCACGCATAGGCCTCGAAGTCCCCGTTGTTGACGGCCTCAATGAGCTGCTCCGTGATCTTGATGATCTCCTGCTtgcgggctggggggggacagccaGCGTCAgcgcccgtccccgtccccgtccccgtccccgcgtcGGGGTcccctgggagggaggggagggatgggggtgggtgggggacgaaggaggtgggggtgggaggggccGGGCGGGAAAGGGATGGACACACGCCATGGGGGTCTGGGGTGGACGGGATCTGGGGacggacatggggacacgggacatggagaagggacacggggggggggagaggggcatGGGGACGGACACATGGACCATGGGGACAGAGGGGCCATGGGGACAGAGGGGCCATGGGGACGGACAGAGGGGCCAcggggacggacagacagaccATGGGGACGGACAGAGGGGCCATGGGGACGGACAGAGGGGCCATGGGGACAGAGGGGCCATGGGGACGGACAGACGGGCCATGGGGACGGACAGAGGGGCCACGGGGACGGACAGAGGGGCCATGGGGACGGACAGACGGGCCATGGGGACGGACAGAGGGGCCACGGGGACGGACAGACAGCCCATGGGGACGGACAGAGGGGCCATGGGGACGGACAGACGGGCCACGGGGACGGACAGAGGGGCCATGGGGACGGACAGAGGGGCCAcggggacggacagacagaccATGGGGACGGACAGACGGGCCACGGGGACGGACAGAGGGGCCACGGGGACGGACAGAGGGGCCAtggggacggacagacagaccTTGGGGACAGATGCACGGACCacagggacagacggacggacagcCCATGGGGACAGACACAGGGACCTCCGCGcgcccagggcccccccagctctgccacaacGGTCTCGGCATTCCCATGGCCCACCCAGGCCCTCCCAGCATgtcccagtgctgcccagtgccatcccagtgcctttccagcatgtcccagtgcttcccagtgcatCCCAATGTTACCCCAGCATGTGCCAGCGCCACTCCAGTGCATCCCAATACATCCAGTTCCATACCAGTGTCTCCTAGTGCCATCCCACTGTGGCTCAGTGCCATTCCAGTGCATCCCAGTACCATCCCAGTGTATTACAGTAGACCCCAGTTCCATGCAAGTGCGTCACAACACATCCCAGTGCGATCCTATTGCATCCCAGTGCGTgccagtgcatcccagtgccaCTCCAGTCCACTCTGATGCATCCCAGTGCATTCTAATATGTCCCAGTTCCATCCCAGTGCAATCCTACTGCATCCCAGTGAGACCCCAGTACATTCCAGTGCCATTCCAGTGCATTCCACTACACCTCAGTTACATCCTGGAGTGTTCCAATACCATTCCAGTGCATCCCAATACACCCCAGTTTACACCAGTATATCTCAGGGCCATCCCAGTGCATTTTAATGCAACCCAGTGCCAGCCTACTGTGTCCCAGTGCCATTCCAAGCATTCCAGTTCACCCCAGTTCCATCCCAGAGCATCCCAGTGCCTTCATATTGTATCCCAGAGTGTCCCTGTGCCCTTCCAGTGCATTCCAGTTCCATCCCAGTGCCATGCTGTTGAATTCCTTTGTGTCCCAGTGCATCTCAGTGCAATCCCAGTGTGTTCCAGTGCCATTCCAATACAGCCCATTCCACTATAGCCCAATGCCTCATTTCATCCTGATGCCaccccagtgcatcccagtgccaTCCTAGTGCATCCCAGTGCCACTCCAGTGCATTCCAATACAGCCCAGTTCCATCCCAGTAAGTCTCAGCGCTATTCCGGAGCATATCATTACACTCCAGTTtgtcccagtgcatcccagtgccaTCCTAGTGCATCCCAGTGCCACTCCAGTGCATTCCAATACAGCCCAGTTCCATCCCAGTAAGTCCCAGTGCTATTCCAGAGTGTATCATTACACTCCAGTTtgtcccagtgcatcccagtgccaTCTGCTGTGTCCCAGTGCTATTCCAGTGCATCTCAATATATCCCAGTTCCATTCCACTGCATTGCAGTACCATTCCTATTGcttcccagtgcatcccagtacTATTCTAGTGCATTCTAGTACACCCCAGTTCCATCCAGTGCATCCCACGGCCATTCCAGTGTATCTCAACTCATCTTGGCATCATCCCACtgtatcccagtgcttcccagtgccatCCCAGTCCACCCCTGTGTCACCCTAATGTCTTCCAGTGCCATTCCAATG from Calonectris borealis chromosome 27, bCalBor7.hap1.2, whole genome shotgun sequence includes these protein-coding regions:
- the YKT6 gene encoding synaptobrevin homolog YKT6; the protein is MRLYSLSVLYKGDPKVHLLKAAYDVSTFNFFQRSSVQEFMTFTSQLIVERSELGSRASVKEQEYLCHVYVRNDGLAGVVIADNEYPQRVCFTLLDKVLDEFSRQVSKIDWPSGSPATISYAALDGYLSKYQNPRDADPMTRVQAELDETKIILHNTMESLLERGEKLDDLVSKSEVLGAQSKAFYKTARKQNSCCEIM